Genomic segment of Malania oleifera isolate guangnan ecotype guangnan chromosome 7, ASM2987363v1, whole genome shotgun sequence:
CGGTTTCTGAGATTGTTAGGGCAATATCTTCGAGGTTATCAACCAATACAATCTGTTACAGTACTGCAACGGCCATTAAGGACTGTTACAGGCTGCTACAAGCCATTGCATTATCATACTGGCCATGAATGACTAAAATAGTTGTTAAGAGTCATTTTTCTTTTGCATTTTTTTCACTCTTTTCCTTATACTAAAGCTTAGAAACTCATTTTTGACTTGGTTTATTTTAATTcgcaatttttaaaaaattgttcttTGGGTTTAATCTCTGTGATATTTATATGTATTTCTAGCATTCAAATAAACCTAACTTCCTCTCTGATTAAACGTATATATTTGCTTATTGCAAGTTCTTTCATTTTTTGTGTGTGTTTTCTTGCACCAAATTTGGAGACAAAATATGTCCTCTTGCCTTGCATTTCTGTTCTAATGAAATAtgaacattctatattttatttttctttatatttattattacttaGTTTAAAGTTCACTTATAATCAATAGGAAATGCATGCTTCTTCTTGCCAGTAGCAACTAAAGCAACCAAGATGGCATCCAATACTTGcagtatatgttatatttaaattgattaaatttACTGAAGATCATTTAAAGCACTAGTATGTACGATTCTAGGATCAAAACATGGGAATCTATATGATCTTAACAAGTTTGAAAATGCAAAAATTGAATTCCCTGACACAGTGTCCATAAGTAACGTCTGCCATGACTCTGAACATTGCGGTATGACAGTTACCTTTACATGAACCATCTTTTCAAACCATGTGAGTATGTAATTATCCAATTACAGATAGCGAACTATCAAAATGCCTTCATTGTACGGTTGTACCCTAATTATAGGCACGAACACATTTCTCTGTAATCCAGAAAAGTAGGGTTTAAGGGGCTGGTCAAACTTGATTTATACCTTTATATCATTCAAACAGCCATCATTTAAGGCAGCAAAAGGAGTTAACCTTAGTTCATGGAATAGAAAAGTGATCCTTAGTTGGGTTAACCCAGATCAAGAATCATATAAAGTGTTCGCTGGTTAGGTAACCAGATCCAGAATGATATATGATAGCACTGAAACGGGAAAAGCCATAAGAAGAAGCATAGGAACACATTTAGTTGGCCCTTTGGATGAAAACCCACATGACCACAGGCCCACAaggatatacagggtgagtttgccAAATCAACAGAAATTTCTCCTAAACTCAGTAGCCTTCCCTGTTTCTTTAATATGGTAGTTCGAATTGCAGCTGTGAATATGTGTAATATAAACATAATTACTTCAAATGACATAAGGGCAGATAATCATCCACGATTTTCATTTCAACTGCTCACTGAAAGCATGTCCTTATAAAACTTGTGTTGTTTAAGGTTTGACAAGatacataaattttcattcttcaATGTGTAAGCAAACAAAGCAAAATGAGGACGAGGGAACTGCATAGCCTGAGTAATACCAAATGCAATTTCAGCCACGGATGATGCCAATGGATTCGAAGTCATGCAATTTTGAACAAGGACagaattttcaaagaaaaaaaaaccaatatTGCATCTGGCATGATAGCAACTGCATAAAAATCATACCAATTAAAAACTAAGGCATACAAACCATTCTTTTAAAACCCGGAGCCTTGAGTGACTCAGTGAAGCCACTAGGCtaacacacacatgcatgtaaatttgaatgaaaataataGCACAATTAGGACCATTTTGTGCCACTTTTTcaactatttttaaaatataattgaaaatgTGCACATATTTTTGAGTAGTTATAGACAAGTGGGCAAAAAATAAGGAGAAATTATCTTTAAATTTGTTAATTTATTAATCTACTCACCGTTAAACCATATGTTATCGTGCCAAAAGATCTCAGATTTGAAACCAGGTGCCAAAAtgtcaaccaaaaaaaaaaaatcttataagTAGTGGTTCAACCGCGCAGGTTCACAGGGTTTGCCCAATTCAGGCCTAGTCGCATAAGTTGACCACCATTCAAGCAATTTCCAGTTTAGGGATATAACTCAGATCGGTGAGATAACTGATTCCGGTTCGACCCAGTTGGACTGGCCAGCCCAGATGGGTTAAAGAACCATCATATAAACAACCAACAACAACAGGTGCATATATTAGTTGAAGGGTCCAAAATGGGACATATCATGAGTAAAGATGAAATCATCAAACTGAACAAAATTCACCTGCCTAGTGCCAACTCTTAGCAACTGCAATAAGGAAATGAGTAAAATAATGCTTCCATAAAATACGCTGTTAAAGATAATCGTGATgatttgatgaaaaaaaaaataagctcCTTCAAATAAATAGGGCATGATTTTCTCCCATAGTTCATCCACTGTAGAATTATGAATATTGAACTTAACTTCTAGCATATGGTAGGTAGTGTCACAAAAGCCGCAATGTCAGAGGCGAAACAAAAGGTTTGAACCCTAGGCTTATTTATCATATTGAGAGTCATGACTATTAAATAATAGCCACAGTAGCCAATCACATGAATGAATTGAAAGCAAAAAGTCTGGGCGAGTTACTTGGTGAACTTTCTTTCAACAGTTCTTGTGATAATAAATCTTAATTGAGAGAATATTTGGGTTTAAGATACTCACTGAGTTGGGAAATTCTTGGAGATCCAAAACAACACGAGCTTCAATATGCCAATAAAGTGCCCGTTGCAAGCCTCTCTGCTCTAGCCATATTCCTCCAGGATGTGGGCAGGGAATTCTCCCACTGACAGCAGAGTTTTGAAAACCCATCAAACAAATAGACAAAACAATAGTACATTTATCAGAAAAGTACAGAGCACTGTCAATTAAATACAGTGAGTGGTTTCACCCAAAACGTGTTGAGGATCGCACAGCTCATTCCACTGAGGCTTCCCAAACATAAATGCATCAACTCCCATGATTGTAAATATTTCATTTATTCTAGGATATTAGTTTCCATTTTACATATGGTAtcatttaattgtaattattctttgtaattataaatatagtattaCCACCCATGTTAAGGTGTGGtggtttctcaaaatattcacatggtatcagagcgtaaGATCGTTTCTTCTTTCTTTCAGCGCAGGAAATATTTTTTCCCATATCCCTAATATATCATCCAGCTTGGTCTTCCGTCTGCAGCTCTGACTTCCTCACCTCCAGCTTCAGCCTCGCCGTCACCTTCCTGTTTGCCGACAGTGCCAGCCTGAACCTCCCGTCACACAGCATCAAGCTTGTTGTGCATTTCTTGTCGCCGGATCTACGCCTCGCCAGATCTGCACCTCCACGGTTGCAGCAGGTCCCCACCAGTTTTCTCTGCAAATTGTGTATTAACGACGGCTCCCTATCCTCGTCGACGCCGACTTCCTTCGTCGTCATCTCCGTTGACGTCGTCTCCCTCCAACTTTCGGATCTCTGAGACCCTGTTCGAACACCACCTCCCTCGCACCAGACTAATTCCCGGCAGCAGATCTGCTTCGTCCCCAACGAACACCACCTCCCTCGCATCCTTGCAAACAACGGCGCTCGTTTGCGTCTCCAATCTAGCAACACGCAGAACTGTTCCCACCAGTTTTACATTTCACAAATTTCCTTATATTTTACTTGTACAAATGCTAAGATCACTCGTGGGTGCACCAATTTTCCCATTGTACTGAAGCACCTCCCTCTGGttgagataaaaaataaataaaaaacaaaacaaaaaaaaagaaccaaaaaaaaacaaaaaaacaaaaacaaaacaaaacaaaacaaaaaaatcaaacctTTTCTATTTTGTCTCCATGGCTGCCAATACTGCAGGCACCGACAATTTTGATAATCCAAGTCATCTTTTTTATCTTAGTAATTCCGACAATCCTGGTATTGTCTTGGTTTCCAATCTTTTGATTGAAACGAATTATAATACATGAAGCCAACCCATGGTCATTGCACGTAGCACAAAGAACAAAGTCGGCTTCCTTGATGGTACCATATCCAAGCCCTCCAAGACATCTTCTGCCGAGTATCGACAATGGAATCGTTGCAATAACATGGTAAAAGCATTCTTAACTCCCTTTCAAAAGAAATTTCTTCTAGTGTTCTCTTTTGTGATCTTGCTCAAGATATTTGGATAGATTTGAAGGAGCAGTTTTCTCAAGCTAATGGTCCTAGAATGTACCATCTTGAACAAGAAATACATAATCTTGTTCAAGGAAATACGTCTATGGCTACCTATTTTACAAGGCTGAAGTTGCTATGGGATGAACTGTCGTCTCTTCAGTCTAATCTCTTTGAGGGAGATGTAGCTTCATACCAACAGTACCAGCGCACCATGAAGTTTCTTACGGGACTTAATGACTCCTATGGTGCGATTCGCGGGCAGATTCTCTTGATGGATCCTTTGCCCACGATCAACCGTATCTACAGTTTAGTCCTTCAAGAAGATTGTCAACGGAACATCCAAACTACTTACCCTGTTAATGGGGTTGCATTAGTTACAAAAGGTATTCTCCCCACACCAAAAGATGGTAAGCCGTTCCACAAGCCCAAAACAAAGTGTACTCACTGTCACAAAGAAGGTCATACGGTGGATCGCTGCTATTTCATCCATGGGTTCCCATCTGGACCCCGTAAAGCTAGCTCGGGTTCCAAGCCACGTGCACACCAGGTCTCTTCCACTGACAACAATCCGTCCACTAGCAGTCTTCCTTTTACTCCGGATCAATGCCAACAACTTTTAGCCCTTCTCCACTCACAGTCATCGCCTATGGCAAACCACATAGGTACTACTGAGTCTTTATCAGGTATATTCTCCCATCATTCTTTTGAAAGtctttggatttttgacagtggAGCCACCGATCGCATGGTGCGCTCTCCCACTGACTTAACCTATTCTATTCCTGTTTCTAGTCGCACAGTACGACTCCCTGATGGTTCTCATGCTGTGGTAACACATATTGGATCCATTGTTTTTTCTCCTTcccttattttgaaaaatgttcttTATGTTCCTTCCTTTCATTTTAACCTCATTTCTATTCGCCTATTATGTCAAAATCTCAATTGCTTAATCGTTTTTTCTGCTCACCTATGTTTTATTCAGGACCTACGCTCGATGAGGATGATTGAACAGGACACTGAGAGGGATGGGTTGTACTACTTCCGCAAGCCATCTCCTGCACGTTGCTAGGTGGCTACATCAAATTCCCAACTCTAGCATCGCCAACTCGGTCATTTATCCAATAAAGTTTTGTCTTCACTTTCACAACACATTTCAGGCATTTGTTCTAATTTAGATCCATGCTCCATTTGCCCATTGGCTAAACAAACACGTCTTGCATTTCCTTCAAGTTCTATTTCTTCTAGTGTACCTTTTCAATTAATACATGTTGACATTTGGGGAGCTTACAATCTTCCATCACTCACTAGGGCACAAATTTTCTTGACTATTGTTGGTGATTACACTCGATGTAGTTGGGTCTATTTAATGCGTCATAAGTCAGAGACTCGTTCTCTTCTCCAAACATTTATTCGACTCGTCGAAAATCAATTTAACCATACAATCAAAATTGTGCGCATTGAGAATGGTTCTAAATTCAACTTTCCATCATTTTACTCTGAAAAGGGCATTGTGCATCAAACTAGTTACGTttccactcctcaacaaaatggggttgcggAACGAAAACATCGTCATCTTTTAAATGTTGCCCGCGCTCTTCTATTTCAAGCCAACATGCCCAAAGAATTTTGGGGTCATGCTCTTCTTATTGccacttatttgattaatagaaccCCTACTCCTCTTTAGGGCAGGAAATCTCCCCATGAAAAACTCTACAACGCCTCGCCTAAATATCACCACCTTCGAGTATTTGGGTGTCTCTATTATGCCTCCACTCACTTCCACCACCCTTCTAAATTTGACCCTCGTGCCATTCGTTGTGCCTTCATTGGATATCCCTACGAACAAAAGGGTAATGCATTATATGATCTTGCCACTCACAAAACCTTTGTCTCCCATGATGTGATCTTCCATGAGGATCATTTCCATTTAGCCACACTCCTTTTGAAACATCATATTTT
This window contains:
- the LOC131160624 gene encoding uncharacterized protein LOC131160624, whose protein sequence is MRGRWCSLGTKQICCRELVWCEGGGVRTGSQRSESWRETTSTEMTTKEVGVDEDREPSLIHNLQRKLVGTCCNRGGADLARRRSGDKKCTTSLMLCDGRFRLALSANRKVTARLKLEVRKSELQTEDQAG